A single window of Selenomonas sputigena DNA harbors:
- a CDS encoding DUF488 domain-containing protein: MAYELQMKRIYEESAPTDGRRILVDRLWPRGMKKERAALSEWAKEVTPSPELRKLYHSGEMNFDLFGKAYLEELKKSPEAAAFAAKCRDWLQESPVTLVYANKNAVENHVLVLRQWLLDAMGQG, translated from the coding sequence ATGGCATACGAACTGCAAATGAAGCGCATATACGAAGAGTCTGCGCCGACGGACGGCAGGCGCATCCTTGTCGATCGCCTGTGGCCGCGTGGCATGAAGAAGGAGCGTGCCGCCTTGAGCGAGTGGGCGAAGGAAGTCACGCCGTCGCCCGAGCTTCGGAAGCTCTACCACAGCGGCGAGATGAACTTCGACCTCTTCGGAAAGGCATACCTCGAAGAGTTGAAAAAAAGCCCCGAAGCCGCCGCTTTCGCCGCGAAGTGCCGGGACTGGCTGCAGGAATCTCCCGTGACGCTCGTCTACGCCAACAAGAACGCCGTAGAAAATCACGTCCTCGTACTGCGGCAGTGGCTGCTTGATGCGATGGGGCAGGGATGA
- a CDS encoding CBS and ACT domain-containing protein, producing MFVANRMAKNPFTVTPDTKVSAAKDLMKKHRFRRLPVVDEDGKLVGFLSDRDIMRVSPSPATTLSRYEITSLLAKMCIGEIMQKDVVSVKDDATIEEAALIMYNHKIGGLPVVSSVGAVVGVITETDIFKTFVDVMGLTHGKTRFTIADVGDRVGVVRDLGSIIADCGCNIDSLVTCQQDDGSYEIVVRFDTTDSEAVKKKLEENGFHVSHVVKIG from the coding sequence ATGTTTGTAGCAAACCGCATGGCAAAAAATCCCTTCACCGTCACGCCGGACACGAAGGTCTCGGCCGCGAAGGATTTGATGAAGAAGCACCGCTTCCGCCGCCTGCCCGTCGTCGATGAAGACGGCAAGCTCGTCGGCTTCTTGAGCGACCGCGACATCATGCGCGTCTCGCCGTCGCCCGCGACGACGCTCTCGCGCTACGAAATCACCTCGCTGCTGGCGAAAATGTGCATCGGCGAAATCATGCAGAAGGACGTCGTCTCCGTCAAGGATGACGCGACCATCGAGGAAGCCGCGCTCATCATGTACAACCACAAAATCGGCGGCCTGCCCGTCGTGTCGAGCGTCGGCGCCGTCGTCGGCGTCATCACGGAGACCGACATCTTCAAGACCTTCGTCGACGTCATGGGGCTGACGCACGGCAAGACGCGCTTCACCATCGCCGACGTCGGCGACCGGGTCGGCGTCGTGCGCGACCTCGGCAGCATCATCGCCGACTGCGGCTGCAACATCGACAGCCTCGTCACCTGCCAGCAAGACGACGGCAGCTACGAAATCGTCGTGCGCTTCGACACGACGGACAGCGAAGCCGTGAAAAAGAAGCTCGAAGAAAACGGCTTCCACGTATCGCATGTCGTGAAGATCGGCTGA
- a CDS encoding ABC transporter ATP-binding protein: protein MAEIMLKIDNIHVYYGAIHALKGVSLEVKAGEIVTLIGANGAGKSTTLRTVSGLLAPKSGSISFLGENIAGMPAHEIVKHGISQVPEGRRIFAEMSVQENLEMGAFTRKDKAGVEKDFEIVYNRFPRLKERRKQQAGTLSGGEQQMLAMGRALMSRPKLLLLDEPSMGLAPLLIKEIFSIIEDINREGTTVLLVEQNANMALSIAHRAYVMETGRITLQGAAKELAASEDVRKAYLGG from the coding sequence ATGGCAGAAATCATGCTGAAAATCGACAACATCCACGTCTACTACGGCGCGATCCACGCGCTGAAAGGCGTGAGCCTCGAAGTCAAGGCGGGCGAGATCGTCACGCTCATCGGCGCGAACGGCGCGGGAAAGTCCACGACGCTGCGCACGGTGTCGGGACTGCTCGCGCCCAAGAGCGGCAGCATCTCCTTCCTTGGAGAAAACATCGCGGGCATGCCCGCGCACGAGATCGTCAAGCACGGCATCTCACAGGTGCCCGAAGGGCGGCGCATCTTCGCTGAGATGAGCGTGCAGGAAAACTTGGAGATGGGCGCTTTCACGCGCAAGGACAAGGCGGGGGTGGAAAAAGACTTCGAGATCGTCTACAACCGCTTCCCGCGCCTCAAGGAACGCCGCAAGCAGCAGGCGGGCACGCTCTCGGGCGGCGAGCAGCAAATGCTCGCGATGGGACGCGCCCTCATGAGCCGCCCGAAGCTCCTCCTCTTAGACGAGCCGTCGATGGGCCTTGCGCCGCTCCTCATCAAGGAAATATTTTCCATCATCGAGGACATCAACCGCGAGGGCACGACCGTCCTCCTCGTCGAGCAGAACGCCAACATGGCGCTTTCCATCGCGCACCGCGCCTACGTCATGGAAACGGGCAGGATCACGCTCCAAGGCGCGGCAAAGGAACTCGCAGCGAGCGAAGATGTGCGAAAAGCCTATTTGGGCGGCTGA